In Chromatiales bacterium, one DNA window encodes the following:
- the serC gene encoding 3-phosphoserine/phosphohydroxythreonine transaminase, which produces MTTIYNFSAGPAMLPIAVMECAQREFRDWHGTGMSTMEMSHREKSYISIAEKAEADLRALLDVPQGYKVLFLQGGATLQFAMVPMNLLGAHESADYLDTGQWSLKAISEAKRFCKVNVVASAKANNYTTVPARASWQIDPNAAYLHYTPNETIGGVEFDSIPADIEVPLVGDFSSTILSRPLDVSRFGLIYAGAQKNIGPAGLTVVIVREDLLREPPAGSASLLDYRVHAAADSMANTPPTYAWYLAGLVFEWIAEQGGLQAMARANQEKAGALYAAIDDSPFYANPVDPPYRSWMNVPFTLADEALDADFLAGASAAGLKNLKGHRSVGGMRASIYNAMPKVGVDTLIEYMREFERTRG; this is translated from the coding sequence ATGACAACCATATACAACTTCAGCGCCGGCCCGGCGATGCTGCCGATTGCCGTCATGGAGTGTGCGCAGCGCGAGTTTCGCGACTGGCACGGCACCGGCATGTCGACGATGGAAATGAGCCATCGCGAGAAGAGCTACATCTCGATCGCGGAAAAGGCCGAGGCTGACCTGCGTGCGTTGCTGGACGTTCCGCAGGGCTACAAGGTGCTGTTTCTGCAGGGCGGTGCGACCTTGCAGTTCGCGATGGTGCCGATGAACCTGCTCGGTGCCCACGAAAGCGCGGACTATCTGGACACCGGGCAGTGGTCGCTGAAGGCGATTTCCGAGGCCAAACGGTTCTGCAAGGTCAATGTGGTCGCCTCGGCGAAAGCCAACAATTACACGACCGTGCCGGCACGTGCCTCCTGGCAGATCGATCCGAATGCGGCCTATCTGCACTACACGCCGAACGAGACGATCGGCGGTGTCGAGTTCGATTCGATCCCGGCTGACATCGAGGTGCCGCTGGTCGGCGATTTTTCTTCCACGATCCTGTCGCGCCCGCTGGACGTTTCGCGTTTCGGTCTGATCTATGCCGGTGCGCAGAAGAACATCGGGCCAGCGGGTCTGACGGTGGTGATCGTGCGCGAGGATCTGCTCCGCGAGCCGCCGGCTGGCAGCGCGTCGTTGCTCGACTATCGGGTGCATGCGGCCGCCGATTCCATGGCGAACACGCCGCCCACATATGCCTGGTATCTCGCCGGTCTGGTGTTCGAGTGGATCGCGGAACAGGGCGGACTCCAGGCCATGGCGCGTGCCAACCAGGAGAAAGCCGGCGCACTGTATGCCGCGATCGACGATTCGCCGTTCTATGCAAATCCGGTCGATCCGCCGTACCGTTCGTGGATGAACGTGCCGTTCACGCTCGCTGACGAAGCCCTCGATGCCGATTTTCTTGCCGGCGCGAGCGCTGCCGGGCTGAAGAACCTCAAGGGGCATCGTTCGGTCGGCGGCATGCGCGCGAGCATCTATAACGCGATGCCGAAGGTGGGCGTGGATACCCTGATCGAGTACATGCGCGAGTTCGAGCGGACGCGCGGATAA
- a CDS encoding prephenate dehydrogenase/arogenate dehydrogenase family protein, whose amino-acid sequence MSETARIRRLCVIGVGLIGGSYARALRPLADEIVGSSRNEAHLAQAVELGVIDRFDTDAARAVAGADLVFVSVPLGAMPRVFSHVAQALAPDAVITDGGSVKTSVTNAARAGLGPAFARFVPGHPIAGTENSGVAASFAELYRDHKVILTPVAQTDRGAVDRVAALWRYCGAQVVEMDPAHHDEVLAATSHLPHMLAFALVDALARMKENDEIFRFAAGGFRDFTRIASSDPVMWRDICLENRDALRAMFARFRADLDALDAAVEAGDAQWILELFQRAKAARDRFTRSR is encoded by the coding sequence ATGAGCGAAACGGCGCGCATCCGTCGACTGTGCGTGATCGGCGTCGGACTGATCGGCGGTTCGTATGCGCGCGCCCTGCGTCCGCTCGCCGACGAGATCGTCGGATCGAGTCGCAACGAGGCGCATCTGGCACAGGCGGTCGAACTTGGCGTGATCGACCGGTTCGATACCGACGCGGCGCGTGCCGTGGCGGGCGCGGACCTCGTGTTCGTCTCCGTGCCGCTGGGTGCAATGCCGCGGGTGTTTTCGCATGTCGCGCAGGCGCTTGCACCAGACGCGGTGATCACCGATGGCGGCAGCGTGAAAACCTCGGTCACCAATGCCGCACGCGCGGGTCTGGGCCCGGCCTTCGCACGCTTTGTACCGGGTCATCCGATCGCCGGTACCGAGAACAGCGGTGTGGCCGCGTCGTTCGCCGAGCTGTATCGCGATCACAAGGTGATCCTGACACCGGTCGCGCAGACCGACCGTGGTGCGGTGGACCGCGTCGCGGCGTTGTGGCGTTATTGCGGAGCGCAGGTCGTCGAGATGGACCCGGCGCATCACGACGAGGTGCTGGCGGCGACCAGTCATCTGCCACACATGCTCGCGTTCGCGCTGGTCGACGCACTGGCGCGCATGAAGGAGAACGACGAGATCTTCCGGTTCGCCGCCGGCGGGTTCCGCGACTTCACGCGCATCGCGTCCAGCGACCCGGTGATGTGGCGGGATATCTGTCTTGAGAACCGCGATGCCCTGCGCGCGATGTTCGCGCGCTTCCGCGCCGATCTCGATGCGCTGGATGCCGCCGTCGAGGCCGGTGACGCACAGTGGATTCTCGAATTGTTTCAGCGTGCGAAAGCCGCGCGCGACCGTTTCACCCGGAGTCGTTGA
- the gyrA gene encoding DNA gyrase subunit A gives MADFASEVLPIALEDEMRQSYLDYAMSVIVGRALPDARDGLKPVHRRILFSMHENNNSWNRPYVKCARVVGDVLGKYHPHGDTATYEALVRMAQDFSMRYVLVDGQGNFGSVDGDSPAAYRYTECRMTRLASELLADIDRETVDFVPNYDGKENEPTVLPARVPNLLVNGASGIAVGMATNIPPHNLGEVIDATLALIDDPDIDLDGLMAHVPGPDFPTAGIINGARGIREAYRTGRGRIYVRARTGFETEDSGRERIVVHELPYQVNKARLIKNIADLVKDKRITGISEIRDESDKDGMRVAIDLKRGEVPDVVLNNLFQHTQMQTVFGINMVALLGGQPRLLTLKDMLEAFLRHRREVVTRRTLYELRKARERAHVLEGLAVALANIDEVIALIKAAAGPAEAKQALLDRAWPPGVVTEMLARAGATASRPDDLPTGFGLGDAGYRLSDTQAQAILDLRLQKLTGLEQENLLKEYREILVRIADLLDILQNPDRLIREIRGELASLREQYADARRTEIVVTQQDLSIEDLITDEDAVVTFSHSGYAKRQPLDAYRAQRRGGRGRTAATTKEDDFIEQMFVAATHDTLLCFSSRGKAYWLKVYELPQAGPNARGKPMVNLLPLDEGERISAVLPLREYPQDEYVVMASRAGVIKKTPLQDFSRPRANGIIACDLREGDELVGVARTDGRQQLMLCTSAGKAVRFEESDVRPMGRTACGVRGIRLGDDQEVVALIIGDDSAELLTATVNGYGKRTPMSEFPTHRRGGQGVIAIRTSDRNGRVVGAVRVVSDDELMLISDGGTLVRTRVADVSVQGRASQGVRLIRLAETENLIGLARVDCLEVDDADADGDPDPDVETEPDDAADPETEQ, from the coding sequence ATGGCCGATTTCGCCTCAGAGGTATTGCCGATCGCGCTCGAAGACGAGATGCGACAGTCCTACCTCGATTACGCCATGAGCGTGATCGTCGGCCGCGCCCTCCCGGATGCGCGTGACGGTCTCAAACCCGTGCACCGGCGCATCCTGTTCTCGATGCACGAGAACAACAACAGCTGGAATCGCCCGTACGTGAAGTGCGCGCGCGTGGTCGGTGACGTGCTCGGCAAATACCACCCGCACGGTGACACCGCGACCTACGAGGCGCTGGTGCGCATGGCGCAGGATTTTTCCATGCGCTACGTGCTGGTCGACGGGCAGGGCAACTTCGGCTCCGTAGACGGCGATTCACCGGCGGCCTACCGCTACACCGAATGCCGCATGACGCGGCTCGCGTCGGAACTGCTGGCGGACATCGATCGCGAAACGGTCGACTTCGTCCCGAACTATGACGGCAAGGAAAACGAGCCGACCGTTCTGCCCGCTCGGGTGCCAAACCTGCTGGTGAACGGAGCCTCCGGCATCGCTGTCGGCATGGCGACCAACATCCCGCCGCACAATCTCGGCGAAGTCATCGACGCAACACTGGCGCTGATCGACGACCCCGACATCGATCTCGACGGCCTGATGGCGCATGTGCCGGGGCCGGATTTCCCGACCGCGGGCATCATCAACGGCGCGCGCGGGATTCGCGAGGCCTATCGCACCGGGCGCGGCCGAATCTATGTGCGTGCACGCACCGGTTTCGAGACCGAGGACAGCGGCCGCGAGCGGATCGTGGTCCACGAGCTGCCCTACCAGGTCAACAAGGCGCGCCTGATCAAGAACATCGCCGACCTGGTCAAGGACAAGCGCATCACGGGCATCAGCGAGATTCGCGACGAGTCCGACAAGGACGGCATGCGCGTGGCGATCGATCTCAAGCGTGGCGAAGTGCCGGATGTCGTGCTGAACAACCTGTTCCAGCACACGCAGATGCAGACGGTGTTCGGCATCAACATGGTGGCCCTGCTCGGTGGCCAGCCGCGGCTCCTCACGCTGAAGGACATGCTCGAGGCGTTTCTGCGTCACCGCCGCGAGGTCGTGACACGGCGCACCCTGTACGAGCTGCGCAAGGCGCGCGAACGGGCGCATGTGCTCGAAGGGCTTGCGGTCGCCCTGGCCAACATCGACGAGGTCATCGCGCTGATCAAGGCGGCGGCCGGGCCCGCCGAGGCCAAGCAGGCGCTGCTCGATCGCGCCTGGCCGCCGGGGGTCGTCACCGAGATGCTGGCGCGTGCGGGCGCGACGGCGTCGCGGCCCGATGATCTGCCCACCGGGTTTGGCCTGGGCGACGCCGGTTACCGCCTGTCCGACACCCAGGCACAGGCGATCCTCGATCTGCGGCTGCAGAAGCTCACCGGGCTCGAACAGGAGAATCTGCTCAAGGAGTACCGCGAGATCCTCGTTCGCATCGCCGACCTGCTCGACATTCTGCAGAACCCCGATCGTCTGATCCGCGAGATTCGCGGTGAACTCGCGAGTCTGCGCGAACAGTATGCGGATGCGCGGCGCACGGAAATCGTCGTGACCCAGCAGGATCTCTCGATTGAGGATCTGATCACCGACGAAGACGCCGTCGTGACCTTCTCGCACAGCGGCTATGCGAAACGGCAGCCGCTGGATGCCTATCGCGCGCAACGTCGCGGTGGTCGCGGTCGCACGGCCGCCACCACCAAGGAAGACGACTTCATCGAGCAGATGTTCGTCGCGGCGACCCACGACACGCTGTTGTGTTTTTCAAGCCGTGGCAAGGCGTATTGGCTGAAGGTCTACGAACTTCCGCAGGCCGGGCCGAATGCACGCGGCAAGCCGATGGTGAACCTGCTGCCGCTCGACGAGGGTGAGCGCATCAGCGCGGTGTTGCCGCTGCGCGAATATCCGCAAGACGAATACGTCGTGATGGCCTCGCGCGCCGGCGTCATCAAGAAGACGCCGCTACAGGATTTTTCGCGTCCACGCGCGAATGGGATCATCGCCTGCGATCTGCGCGAGGGTGACGAACTTGTCGGAGTCGCCCGCACCGATGGCCGGCAACAGTTGATGCTGTGCACCAGCGCCGGCAAGGCCGTGCGCTTTGAGGAATCCGATGTGCGCCCGATGGGGCGCACCGCCTGCGGCGTGCGCGGCATCCGTCTCGGTGACGATCAGGAGGTCGTTGCCCTGATCATCGGCGACGACAGCGCCGAGTTGCTGACCGCGACGGTCAACGGCTACGGCAAGCGCACGCCGATGTCGGAGTTCCCGACGCACCGGCGTGGCGGTCAGGGCGTCATCGCGATCCGCACCAGTGACCGCAACGGGCGCGTCGTGGGCGCGGTTCGCGTGGTCAGCGACGATGAGCTCATGCTGATCAGCGACGGCGGTACGCTCGTGCGCACCCGTGTCGCGGATGTCTCGGTTCAGGGGCGTGCGAGCCAGGGCGTGCGCCTGATCCGGCTCGCCGAGACCGAGAATCTGATCGGCCTCGCGCGGGTGGATTGCCTGGAAGTGGATGATGCGGATGCGGATGGAGATCCGGACCCGGATGTCGAAACTGAGCCAGATGATGCGGCCGATCCGGAAACCGAACAATGA
- a CDS encoding glycosyltransferase — protein MSEANWPTISVVTPSFNQGEYLDACIRSVLDQAYPRLEYFVLDGGSTDASRAVIERHASRLSGWRCEPDAGQAAAIAEGFARASGEILAWINADDLLEPGALRRVAEAWRAVPDAVAWTGEVLRVDARGEPLGAWRGLTRGARELLLLGNSIPQQGTFMNARAVARAGGVDAGLRYVMDFDLWVRLSMQGAWARIDGPALARFRYHGESKSVSQSGAFFDELERTVFARPPATELLSGDELELARARNALRRLHEEIQSGDTEAARRSLDRALAARRWPWGDAEQTARRIVDYQGLAGHRLDAAGVEAALEVVAPSTAWPAAVAPLRRAIRLRHALRRAADAAASGRRLQALGAIVVTLILSPRRMLDRSVMRRLVWALTGLGSP, from the coding sequence TTGAGTGAGGCGAACTGGCCCACCATCAGCGTCGTAACGCCGTCGTTCAATCAGGGCGAGTATCTCGACGCCTGTATACGTTCGGTGCTCGATCAGGCCTATCCCAGGCTCGAGTATTTCGTGCTCGATGGCGGGTCGACCGATGCAAGCCGCGCCGTGATCGAGCGCCATGCGTCGAGGCTCTCGGGGTGGCGTTGCGAACCCGATGCGGGGCAGGCTGCCGCCATTGCGGAAGGCTTTGCGCGCGCAAGCGGCGAAATTCTCGCCTGGATCAACGCTGACGATCTGTTGGAGCCCGGTGCGCTGCGCCGGGTTGCCGAGGCCTGGCGGGCCGTGCCGGACGCGGTGGCGTGGACCGGCGAAGTCCTGCGTGTGGACGCCCGTGGCGAGCCTTTGGGGGCGTGGCGCGGTCTGACCCGCGGTGCCCGCGAACTGCTGCTGCTCGGCAACTCCATCCCGCAGCAGGGCACGTTCATGAATGCCCGCGCCGTTGCGCGGGCCGGTGGTGTGGATGCAGGCCTGCGTTATGTCATGGATTTTGACCTCTGGGTTCGTCTCTCGATGCAAGGCGCATGGGCGCGAATCGACGGCCCAGCCCTGGCGCGGTTCCGGTATCACGGGGAGAGCAAGTCGGTCTCGCAGTCCGGCGCGTTTTTCGACGAACTCGAGCGCACGGTGTTTGCCAGGCCGCCGGCCACCGAACTGCTTTCCGGCGACGAACTGGAACTCGCCCGTGCGCGCAACGCATTGCGGCGTCTGCACGAGGAAATTCAGTCCGGTGATACCGAGGCCGCGCGGCGATCACTCGATCGCGCCCTGGCCGCTCGCCGCTGGCCCTGGGGGGATGCGGAGCAGACCGCGCGGCGCATCGTGGACTATCAGGGGCTGGCCGGTCACCGGCTCGACGCGGCCGGTGTCGAAGCGGCGCTCGAAGTCGTCGCGCCCAGCACCGCCTGGCCGGCGGCCGTGGCGCCGCTGCGCCGCGCGATCCGGCTGCGCCACGCCCTGCGCAGGGCGGCGGATGCGGCCGCCTCGGGCCGTCGCCTACAGGCCCTGGGTGCGATCGTGGTCACGCTGATTCTGAGTCCGAGGCGGATGCTGGATCGCAGTGTCATGCGCCGTCTGGTCTGGGCGCTGACCGGCTTGGGGTCGCCGTAG
- a CDS encoding oligosaccharide flippase family protein, whose translation MASVRRSLATSFAEKYASLVIDFVAAMVIARLLTPHEVGAYSIAAAVAGFAHIVRDFGVSQYLVREPDLTRERVQSAFGITLILAWSMAVILWLVATPLALVYESATVGEVGRVLAFTFLLLPFGSITMALLTREMWFGKILQIRTSATFTRNAVSISLAWYGVGAVSLAWGAVAGVAVTALLCIPYRRKRFGGLPTLKRAREIFSFSLNVFVERVLYELAASINELMIGRLVGLGGVGLISRAKGLLELFRTLVLSGILPVAMPLVSRLLREGKPIGDLYVRWTGNICAIAWPFYAVLAILASPAISLLFGWQWVEAAPLLQVLVIGRFWGVTLSLHSSILVAIGRPAINVFLAGMTIIVLVTTLWLFSPYGLYNMLLGAVTVGYGVFVLSMWMFRRVVRFPARAWWSVMIRNAVLTAFSAVGPYASMFWLRESSGAFVTLLTGGLSAALGWLVGLYVVRHPLRLELESLLKAIRDRAAPPEPELE comes from the coding sequence GTGGCCAGCGTTCGACGTTCGCTAGCGACCAGCTTCGCGGAAAAATACGCGAGCCTCGTGATCGACTTCGTGGCCGCGATGGTCATCGCGCGCCTGCTGACCCCGCACGAGGTTGGCGCATATTCAATAGCCGCCGCAGTGGCCGGCTTCGCACATATCGTGCGCGATTTCGGCGTAAGCCAGTATCTGGTTCGTGAGCCTGATCTGACCCGCGAGCGCGTGCAGTCGGCGTTCGGAATCACGCTGATCCTGGCGTGGTCCATGGCGGTGATCCTGTGGCTGGTCGCGACACCGCTGGCGCTGGTCTACGAGTCGGCGACGGTTGGCGAGGTGGGCCGCGTGCTCGCATTCACCTTCCTGCTGCTGCCGTTCGGCTCGATCACGATGGCATTGCTGACCCGCGAGATGTGGTTCGGCAAGATTCTGCAGATTCGCACCAGCGCGACCTTCACCCGCAACGCGGTGTCCATTTCACTCGCCTGGTACGGCGTGGGTGCGGTCTCCCTGGCCTGGGGTGCGGTCGCTGGTGTCGCGGTCACGGCGCTGCTGTGCATACCGTATCGACGCAAGCGCTTTGGGGGGTTACCCACGCTGAAGCGTGCGCGCGAGATTTTCAGCTTCTCCCTGAACGTATTCGTCGAGCGCGTGCTCTACGAACTGGCCGCGAGCATCAACGAGCTGATGATCGGGCGCCTGGTGGGACTCGGCGGCGTTGGTTTGATTTCCCGGGCGAAGGGATTGCTCGAACTGTTTCGCACCCTGGTGCTGTCGGGCATCCTGCCGGTGGCGATGCCGTTGGTTTCGCGACTGTTGCGTGAAGGCAAGCCCATCGGTGATCTGTATGTGCGCTGGACCGGCAATATCTGCGCGATTGCATGGCCGTTTTACGCGGTGCTCGCGATTCTGGCTTCGCCCGCGATCAGCCTGCTGTTCGGTTGGCAATGGGTCGAGGCGGCGCCGCTGCTGCAGGTGCTCGTGATTGGGCGCTTCTGGGGCGTGACGCTGAGTCTTCACTCTTCGATTCTCGTTGCAATCGGGCGGCCGGCAATCAACGTGTTTCTGGCGGGCATGACGATCATCGTGCTGGTAACCACGCTTTGGCTGTTTTCTCCCTACGGGCTGTACAACATGCTGTTGGGCGCCGTGACTGTAGGTTATGGCGTGTTCGTGCTCTCGATGTGGATGTTTCGGCGTGTGGTCCGATTTCCCGCACGGGCCTGGTGGTCCGTGATGATCCGCAATGCGGTGCTGACGGCGTTCTCCGCGGTGGGGCCTTATGCGTCGATGTTTTGGCTGCGTGAATCCAGTGGCGCCTTTGTAACGCTGTTGACGGGCGGTCTGTCGGCCGCGCTGGGCTGGCTGGTCGGGCTGTATGTCGTTCGACATCCGCTGCGTCTGGAACTGGAGTCGCTGCTCAAGGCCATCCGTGACCGTGCCGCTCCGCCGGAGCCGGAACTTGAGTGA
- the pheA gene encoding prephenate dehydratase, translating to MSNPDELDKLRSAIDAIDRDLLDRISRRAELAARVAEVKRGQGETFFYRPEREAQVLRQVQAANPGPLSDATVAHLFREIMSACLALEQPLQVAFLGPRGTYTEAAAMKHFGAGVELVALGSIDEVFREVNAAAAQYGVVPIENSTEGVVTHTLDQFMNSPLKVCGEIKLPIHHCLMSRATDVAGVREVYAHQQALAQCRAWLVEHLPGVRTVAVASNAEAARLATEVDGAAAIAGERAAGLYELRILARNIEDDGGNTTRFLVIGQHEAPPSGRDKTSVMVSAHNRAGALVELLAPLAEHRVSMTRIESRPSRKAAWEYVFFVDIEGHAAESNVAAALAELARRANLFKSLGSYPVAAF from the coding sequence GTGAGCAACCCGGACGAACTCGACAAACTGCGCAGCGCGATCGACGCCATCGACCGCGATCTGCTCGATCGCATCAGCCGCCGCGCGGAACTCGCGGCGCGGGTCGCCGAAGTCAAGCGTGGGCAGGGCGAGACATTCTTCTACCGGCCCGAGCGCGAGGCGCAGGTTCTGCGTCAGGTGCAGGCCGCGAATCCCGGACCGCTCAGCGATGCAACCGTTGCGCATCTGTTCCGGGAGATCATGTCCGCGTGTCTTGCGCTGGAGCAGCCGCTGCAGGTCGCATTTCTGGGGCCGCGTGGCACCTATACCGAGGCGGCCGCGATGAAGCATTTCGGCGCCGGTGTAGAACTCGTCGCGCTCGGTTCGATCGACGAGGTGTTTCGCGAGGTGAACGCCGCGGCGGCCCAGTATGGTGTCGTGCCGATCGAGAATTCGACCGAGGGCGTGGTCACGCACACGCTGGACCAGTTCATGAACTCGCCGCTGAAGGTCTGTGGCGAGATCAAGTTGCCGATTCATCACTGTCTGATGAGCCGTGCCACGGATGTCGCGGGGGTGCGTGAGGTGTATGCGCATCAGCAGGCGCTCGCGCAGTGTCGCGCATGGCTGGTGGAACATCTGCCGGGAGTGCGGACTGTCGCCGTTGCAAGCAATGCCGAGGCCGCGCGGCTCGCTACCGAGGTGGATGGCGCGGCGGCCATTGCCGGCGAACGGGCGGCGGGTCTTTATGAACTGCGCATCCTCGCGCGCAATATCGAAGACGACGGCGGCAACACCACGCGTTTTCTAGTCATCGGCCAGCACGAGGCGCCGCCGAGCGGCAGGGACAAGACCAGCGTCATGGTTTCCGCCCACAACCGTGCGGGCGCACTGGTCGAACTGCTTGCGCCGCTGGCCGAGCATCGCGTGTCGATGACCCGTATCGAGTCGCGTCCGTCGCGCAAGGCCGCGTGGGAGTATGTGTTTTTCGTGGACATCGAAGGACATGCCGCAGAGTCGAATGTGGCGGCGGCACTTGCGGAACTCGCCAGACGGGCCAATCTGTTCAAGTCGCTCGGGTCCTACCCGGTCGCGGCATTCTGA
- a CDS encoding phosphoglycerate dehydrogenase, whose protein sequence is MYRIQTFNNIAVSGLNRFPRDVYEIASDMGDPDAILLRSHNLHDMQVGARLKAVGRAGAGTNNVPVARLSDAGVAVFNAPGANANAVKELVIGGMLLAVRNLCQAWQYVRELEPGDDLHERVEQGKKQFVGSELPGRTLGVVGLGAIGVQVANAARALGMRVLGYDPTITVQSAWKLAADVEKAISVDDLLARSDFVTVHVPLNDQTRGLIGPSRIGLLRRGVTILNFARAEIVDEAAMIEGLDAGRIRMYVCDFPTARIKNHPRVIALPHIGASTHEAEENCAVMVADQLRDFLEHGTVTNSVNFPEAVLPRGSGYRLIVVNRNVPNMVGQVSTDLANAGLNILDMLNKSRGELAYNLIDTDTAVPDAALNTIRSIEGVLSARVLDPV, encoded by the coding sequence ATGTACCGGATTCAGACGTTCAACAACATTGCGGTGAGCGGGCTGAACCGCTTTCCGCGCGATGTATACGAGATCGCCTCGGACATGGGCGATCCCGATGCAATCCTGCTGCGATCGCACAATCTGCACGACATGCAGGTGGGTGCACGGCTGAAGGCCGTTGGACGTGCCGGGGCGGGTACCAACAACGTCCCGGTTGCGCGCCTGAGTGACGCCGGTGTGGCCGTGTTCAATGCACCCGGCGCGAACGCGAATGCGGTCAAGGAGCTCGTCATCGGCGGCATGCTGCTGGCGGTGCGCAATCTTTGCCAGGCGTGGCAGTACGTGCGCGAGCTCGAGCCCGGCGACGATCTGCATGAGCGCGTCGAGCAGGGCAAAAAACAGTTCGTCGGCTCGGAGCTGCCGGGGCGCACGCTCGGCGTGGTCGGCCTCGGTGCGATCGGAGTGCAGGTCGCCAATGCGGCGCGGGCGCTCGGCATGCGTGTGCTCGGCTACGATCCGACCATCACGGTGCAAAGCGCGTGGAAGCTCGCAGCGGACGTCGAGAAGGCGATCAGCGTGGACGACCTGCTCGCGCGCTCGGACTTCGTTACGGTACACGTGCCGCTGAACGATCAGACACGTGGCCTGATCGGTCCGTCACGCATCGGCCTGCTGCGCCGGGGCGTGACGATCCTGAACTTCGCACGCGCCGAGATCGTCGACGAAGCCGCCATGATCGAAGGCCTGGATGCCGGCCGGATCCGGATGTACGTCTGCGATTTTCCGACCGCGCGCATCAAGAACCATCCGCGCGTGATTGCCCTGCCGCACATTGGTGCGTCGACGCATGAGGCGGAGGAGAACTGCGCGGTCATGGTCGCCGATCAACTGCGTGATTTTCTCGAGCATGGCACGGTGACGAACTCCGTGAATTTTCCCGAGGCCGTGTTGCCCCGGGGTTCGGGCTACCGGCTCATTGTGGTGAACCGGAACGTGCCGAACATGGTCGGCCAAGTGTCGACCGATCTGGCAAACGCCGGTCTAAACATTCTGGACATGCTCAACAAGTCGCGCGGGGAACTTGCCTACAATCTCATCGACACCGACACGGCCGTTCCGGATGCCGCTCTGAACACGATCCGATCGATCGAAGGCGTGCTTTCGGCCCGTGTGCTGGACCCGGTGTGA
- a CDS encoding histidinol-phosphate transaminase translates to MATVRALTPYRPGKPISELERELGIRDSVKLASNENPLGASPRAIAAARAALDQIGLYPDGNGFALKRALADRLDIAASRVTLGNGSNDVLDLIARAFLGPGRNAVFSEHAFAVYPIVTQLAGAAARVVSAHDGSHGPRFGHDAAALAAAVDGSTGVVFIANPNNPTGTWLNAGALEGLLDAVDPGVVVVVDEAYFEYVDEADYPDTSRWLHRYPNLVVTRTFSKAYGLASLRVGYALSSTEIADLLNRARQPFNVNSAALAAAEAALGDEDFVARSRAVNAAGHAQIAEGCQGLDLRHVPSVGNFMLVEVGDAAQVYQSLLYQGVIVRPVENYGLPKHLRVTVGTTEQNARFLEALAGALGR, encoded by the coding sequence ATGGCGACGGTGCGTGCGCTGACGCCGTATCGTCCTGGCAAACCCATCAGCGAACTGGAACGCGAACTCGGCATCCGCGATTCGGTCAAGCTTGCCTCCAACGAAAATCCGCTTGGTGCAAGCCCCCGGGCGATTGCCGCCGCACGAGCCGCACTCGATCAGATCGGCCTCTATCCGGACGGCAACGGCTTTGCGCTGAAACGTGCGCTCGCCGACCGGCTGGACATCGCGGCTTCGCGCGTCACCCTCGGCAATGGTTCGAACGACGTGCTGGACCTCATTGCGCGTGCCTTTCTGGGGCCTGGTCGCAATGCGGTGTTTTCCGAACATGCCTTCGCCGTGTATCCGATCGTCACGCAACTCGCCGGCGCGGCAGCGCGGGTGGTGTCCGCGCACGACGGTTCGCACGGTCCACGTTTCGGGCATGACGCCGCCGCGCTCGCGGCCGCTGTGGACGGATCCACCGGCGTCGTGTTCATCGCCAATCCGAACAACCCGACCGGTACCTGGCTGAACGCCGGCGCGCTCGAGGGCCTGCTGGACGCGGTCGACCCCGGTGTCGTCGTGGTGGTCGACGAGGCCTATTTCGAGTACGTCGACGAAGCGGACTACCCGGATACCTCGCGCTGGCTCCACCGGTATCCGAACCTGGTCGTCACGCGTACCTTCTCGAAGGCCTATGGTCTGGCGTCGCTGCGCGTCGGTTATGCACTTTCGAGCACGGAGATCGCCGATCTTCTGAATCGTGCGCGGCAGCCGTTCAACGTGAATTCCGCGGCGCTTGCCGCTGCCGAGGCCGCGTTGGGCGATGAAGACTTCGTCGCACGTTCGCGTGCGGTCAATGCGGCCGGCCATGCGCAGATTGCCGAGGGGTGTCAGGGACTGGACCTGCGCCATGTGCCATCGGTCGGCAATTTCATGCTGGTCGAAGTCGGCGACGCGGCGCAGGTCTACCAGAGTCTGCTGTATCAGGGCGTCATCGTGCGGCCGGTCGAAAATTACGGGTTGCCGAAACACCTGCGCGTGACCGTCGGAACCACGGAACAGAACGCGCGGTTTCTCGAGGCCCTTGCAGGGGCGCTGGGGCGATGA